In a single window of the Hirundo rustica isolate bHirRus1 chromosome 7, bHirRus1.pri.v3, whole genome shotgun sequence genome:
- the LOC120755239 gene encoding TGF-beta receptor type-2-like: MGYWRTPALLSLLLLSLSCSARRSLKTNLCKWCDSTAPACEEKVCYSNCNLNSYCEDPYEICVAIWRQDNESIRISTLCHNPQRPIENLMVPNYNTSRCVMSHQPSEDGIIYICGCVDEQECNDKLIFENHTNGYSMLQSKEVIPVAAISLLPPLLVAVMITVIFYLCRTQKRRKRAKAWAGKQGQPPALLEQGKATEREEKLSVLMDESPAGTSAGRRPAELLPIELDEMVGKGQFAEVWRAKLSRSHSGQYETVAVKIFPCEEYSSWKNESQIFTDSSLRHDSVLQFLTAEDRGAGPRREYWLITAYHSRGNLKDYLSRHVLSWMDLQKMAGSLVSGVAHLHSDYTACGRPKIPIAHRDIKSTNVLVKNEQECVLCDFGIAIRLDPSLTVDDFANSGQVGTARYMAPEVLESRVNLEDLESFKQMDVYSMALVLWEMASRCEVVGEVKNYELPFGSKVQEQPCVDTMRDIVLHGRGRPEIPSSWLVHQGMRFLCDTITECWDHDPEARLTAHCVAERFNLMAQMDCDDILNNNTDNEASKTASPDTANCGINILVKMKHYYMS; the protein is encoded by the exons CCTGCAGCGCCCGCCGCAGCCTCAAGACCAACCTGTGCAAGTGGTGCGACTCCACGGCCCCAGCCTGCGAGGAGAAGGTGTGCTACAGCAACTGCAACCTCAACTCCTACTGCGAGGACCCCTACGAGATCTGCGTGGCAATATG GAGACAGGACAACGAGAGCATCAGGATCAGCACGCTGTGCCACAACCCCCAGCGCCCCATCGAGAACCTCATGGTGCCCAACTACAACACCTCGCGCTGCGTCATGAGCCACCAGCCCAGCGAGGACGGGATCATCTACATCTGCGGCTGCGTGGACGAGCAGGAGTGCAACGACAAACTCATCTTTGAGAACCACACCAATG GCTACTCCATGCTGCAGAGCAAAGAGGTGATCCCAGTGGCTGCCATCAGCCTCCTGCCCCCGCTGCTGGTGGCGGTGATGATCACGGTGATATTTTACCTCTGCCGCACGCAGAAGCGACGCAAGAGAGCCAAGGCCTGGGCTGGGAAACAGGGACAGCCGCCGgcgctgctggagcaggggaaggcaACGGAGCGGGAGGAGAAGCTGTCGGTGCTGATGGACGAGAGCCCGGCCGGCACCAGCGCCGGCCGCCGCCCCgctgagctgctgcccatcGAGCTGGACGAGATGGTGGGCAAAGGGCAGTTCGCCGAGGTGTGGAGGGCCAAGCTGAGCCGCAGCCACTCGGGGCAGTACGAGACCGTGGCCGTGAAGATCTTCCCCTGCGAGGAATACTCCTCCTGGAAGAACGAGAGCCAGATCTTCACCGACAGCAGCCTCAGGCACGACAGCGTCCTGCAGTTCCTCACCGCCGAGGACCGGGGCGCGGGGCCCCGCCGGGAGTACTGGCTCATCACGGCCTACCACAGCCGCGGCAACCTCAAGGACTACCTCTCCCGCCACGTGCTGAGCTGGATGGACCTGCAGAAGATGGCCGGGTCCCTGGTGAGCGGGGTGGCCCACCTTCACAGCGACTACACCGCCTGCGGCCGCCCGAAAATCCCCATCGCCCACCGCGACATCAAGAGCACAAACGTCCTGGTGAAGAACGAGCAGGAGTGCGTGCTCTGCGACTTCGGCATCGCCATTCGCCTCGACCCCTCCCTGACGGTGGATGACTTTGCCAACAGCGGGCAG GTGGGCACCGCCAGGTACATGGCCCCAGAGGTCCTGGAGTCCAGAGTGAACCTGGAAGACCTGGAGTCTTTCAAGCAGATGGATGTCTACTCCATGGCCCTTGTTCTGTGGGAAATGGCCTCCAGATGTGAAGTGGTAGGAG AGGTAAAGAATTATGAGCTGCCTTTTGGGTCAAAAGTCCAGGAGCAGCCTTGCGTGGACACCATGAGGGACATCGTGCTGCATGGCAGAGGCCGGCCCGAGATCCCAAGCAGCTGGCTGGTGCACCAG GGAATGCGCTTCCTGTGCGACACCATCACGGAGTGCTGGGACCACGACCCCGAGGCTCGGCTCACGGCCCACTGTGTGGCTGAGCGCTTCAACCTGATGGCACAGATGGATTGTGATGACATCCTCAACAACAACACGGACAACGAGGCCAGCAAAACAGCTTCTCCAG ATACAGCGAACTGTGGAATCAATATTTTggttaaaatgaaacattattaCATGAGCTGA